Part of the Pseudodesulfovibrio hydrargyri genome is shown below.
ATTGATCTCACCTCCTTTGGTGCTCATTTTCCGGTTGTCCGGTTGCGAAATTTATAACTTCTTTGCCGCCCAATACGCCGCCACTTTGTCGATGATGGCGTGGGCGATCTTGTCCATGTGCTTCCCTTTCGAGTAGTCCGCCGGGGCCACATAATGAACCCGGCCTTCGCTCCTCAACTGCTCGGCAAGCTCCTTCGAAGTCTTCGGTTTATACACAGCGATGGAATGTCCTCCCTGCGCTTTGACAAGCCGCATACACGGGACATCCGTCGCCCCATCACCGATGAAAATCATATTGGTGAACGGCACTTCTCGTTGATCGGCCTCGATATACTGGTTGATTTTCTTGTTGTCGCAGATGTCCCGAACCCCCTTGTTGATCCGAAACAGGAACTGCGTCTTGGTCGTATAGTTGACGGCAAGCCCGGGGGCCTCGGCGACGCCATGTTGGTCGTACATGAACGACGAAGCGAACACGTCGGTAAACTTGTTGGCAATGCTCGTTCCCAAAAGCATTTCCCGTATTCCGGAGGAGATGATGTAATGTTGGGGAATCAGCCCTTTCTCTTTGGCATAGTCGTCAACTCGGTCAAACCACCCCGATACCCCGGGGAACATCTCGATACCCTTGGCGTATTGCTTGAAGTCCTGCCGCGTGACCCTCATGTCGTTTTCTTTGGCCTTTCGAAGCATCAGATACATGTAGGCAAGAATTTCATCTGCCTGCTGATCCTTGGCGCGCCTTTTCACCTCATTCCAGAACGTTTTACTGGTCAGTTTGAGTTTCGGGATGAAGTCGTATTCCTGCATATTCCCAGGGGCAAGCGTGCCGTCGAAGTCGTAGACAAATGCAATTCTCTGTTTGCGAAAGCTCATGCGGCCCCCTTCAGAATTGTTTTTAGATTTTTTCTAGACTTCAAAATATACCCTCTCCGGTCGCCGAAGCCAAGCCTTCACGCCGCGTGCTCACAACTATCTTTTATAGTTAATTTTAATTTGCACGCGTTATGATTTTACTCGCACTTTTCCGGTCAATAATTGCTGCATGAGACCCTTTTTCTGTTCCTTGAGGGCGACGAGCTGATTGCGGTGTTCCTCGATTTCCTGTTCGGCCTTGTCGAGGATCTCGGCGATTTTTCCCTGTTCTTCCATGCTCGGCAACGGGATGTGAATTTTGGCAAATTCCTTCCAACGAAGGCTCCCTCGTCTATCCACCGATGCGCTTGTCCGGGTCTGGAATATGTGGCGGTACCATTCGGTCTTCAGCAACTTGAAAAGAAAACCGTCGTGAACGACACCCGATGTTTTGAAGACCGTGTACATGGGGCTGATCAGGGCCTTGTCATGAAGGTCTTGATATCCGATGGACCCCTCTTCGATATGGTTCGTCGCGTAGGCGAAGGCCCCTCTCGGAACAACCTTGTAGGTGGACAGGTCCTTGCTGAAGACCTGCTTTCCAAAGTAGGCCAGGGAATCGACGAGGCCAGAATGTTTGGTGCAGGAAAGCACCGGGAGCGAGGTTTTCGTTCCGTTCTTCTGCGATACCGCCACAGCGATATCCCCGATGGTCGGATACCCCCAGTCCTCTGGGAGGTCGTAAGACTTGGTCTTCTGCCGTGCCTGGGACTTCACAAATTCCCCGAACCGCACCTTGCCCGTCAGGAGCCGCTGCATGAGTCCCGCTTTCCGCCGCTCCTTGGCCTCGATTATGGCCTCGGCCTTCTCGATGGCACGGTCCCAGGTGGACAAAATTGTGGCAATGGCCTGTTGCTCTTTTTTCGGTGGGAAAGGAAGCTTTAACCGGGAAAAACGTTTAACTCCTAGATGTGCTATCGAAGTCGTCTGACTTGCTATGGATGCAAAAACACCAATCTGAAGGCAAAGCTGAAAAAGCTGCAAAGCATATTTAGGATCACATTCTGGCCCTGGTCGAAAACGTACTAAAGTGTTTTGAAAACAGCAGCTTGCAGGCTTTCCTGCATATATTGCTGGGCGGCCAACAAGCTCAAGGCTTTGCCCTTCATTAAGGAGGATGTCCCCCTGGGCTAACTTATAGATTTCATATTCTTTATCTGAAAAGGGCATTTGTTTTATATCCGAGGTGTCGATGAACCCATCGAATACATTGGCAACTCTAAGATAACACCTCATCTTACCCTCAACAAAATGAGGAGAGCGTTGACGACCTGCTTGCACTTGTCCCTGCGAAGAGACCATCTTTAATGGCCAAGGGGTGGACTTAAAAACCATCGCTATACCCATGCTGATATTGAAATATTTACCATTTACTCACTACGATCAGTCTAACAGTGGTAATGATCTTTAATATGCCTATGGAAATATGATCCTTTTGAACCGGCATTTAAAAAGGCGGTAAAAACGGATTTCGGCACACCACAAAAACGGTACCGAGTTGATCCAGATCGAAAGACTACTTCCATTGTCATGGAGACCTCATCATAACCGATGGACCTGATCGCTCTTGAAGACACCGAGTGATGCTGCATGTCATTCCTCCTCTTTTCCCTTGGTTTCAAGCGCCTTCTTTTCCGCAGCCTTTACCCGTCGGGCGACCTTTGCCAAATCCTCATCCGGCACGGGCAGTTCCTCGGGCATGGTTCCGCCTAACTCCTTGATGGTCTGGCGGACCTTCTTGCCGACCTCGAAATGGGTCTGGTTGGCCGCTTGTTTGCCCCGGATGTTCTCGCGCCGAAGCTTCTCCTCGGTCTGCGTGGCACGAAACAGGTTGGCGGCAAGTTCAGTGCTGCCCATGTTGTCGAGGATGTTTTGACTCTTTTTCAGCCCCTTGCGTTGATGGATGCCCTTGGCGTCGAGGCCGCCGTACAATCCCTTGTAGCCGTGGTTCTGGAAGATGGCGAAATCAAGGCCGGATTCGACCCCGGCCTGCTGGGCGGCCTTCACCAGTTGCTTGTTGTGCTCCTTCATCTCCTCGCGCAAGAACAGCCGCTTCTCTTCTTCCTTGAGCTGCTGGAACGACTCGTCATCCGCCAGTTCCTGCCGACGGGTCTGGATGGCAAAATAGGTCTGCCCATTGGCGATGACCGGCTTTGAGGGATCGGCATTCTGCACGATCAGGTAACAGGCGTAGCGGCTGAGGGCATAGGACTCCATGGCCCTCTGCCCCCCCTTGCCCAGGGCGATCATCTCGTGGACCTCCACGAAATGATCGGACACCGGCTGACCGCTGTTTTCACAGCTCGTTTTAGCCTTTTCTATGACGGGGAGGAAGTTGCGGTATTCCCCGTAGCCAAGCACTTTCGACAACTGGCGGGCCAGCCAAAAATCATCCCCGTTCTCGTCCTGAAGCTTCAGCTCTTCAAAAGTCAGGTGGTGCGCCTTCTCGACGCTTCGTTCCCTGGTCATTACAGCACCCCCAGCTCTTCCAGGTATCCGGCCATTTCCTTGCGGACTTCGGCCAGCTCCTTTTCCAGTTCCTCGATCTCGCCCTGTACTTTGGCGATGTTCACTTCTTCCTCTTCCTCGAAGGTGTCCACATAGCGAGGGATATTCAAGTTGAAATCATTCTCCTTGAGTTCATCGAACCCGGCGGCATAGGCGTACTTGTCCACGAACTCGCGGGCCTTGTACGTGTCCACGATCTTCCGGACATCCTCGGGGCGCAGCTTGTTCTGGTTCTTGGCGTCGGCGTATTCCCGGCTGGCGTCGATGAACAGGACATCCTTGTCAGGCCGATTGCGCTTGAACACCAGGATGGCCGCCGGGATGCCCGTGCCGAAGAACAGGTTGGCGGGCAGGCCGATGACGGCATCCAGAAGGTTCTCCTCAATGAGCTGCTGCCGGATCTTGCCTTCCGCGCCGCCCCGGAAAAGCACGCCGTGCGGCACGACCACGCCGACCCGCCCGGATTCCAGGGTGGTGGTCTCGATCATGTGCGAAATAAAGGCGTAATCCGCCTTGGACTTGGGCGGCAGGCCGCGATGGAACCGATTATGCGGATCGCTCTGGGCCGACTTGTAGCCCCACTTATCGAGGGAGAAGGGCGGATTGGCCACCACCACCTCGAACTTCATGGTGGTGTCGTCCTCGATCAGCTTGGGTTCACGCAGGGTGTCGCCCCATTCGACCCTGGCCCGGTCCATGCCGTGCAGAAACATATTCATCTTGGCGAGCGCCCAGGTCTCGCCGTTGATCTCCTGCCCGTACAGGGAAAAATCCTCGGACGTCCGGCGGACCCGGTTGCCGCACTTGATGAGCAACGAGCCCGAACCGCAGGCGGGATCGCAGATGCGCTCGCCCGGCTGGGGATCAACCAGTTCCGCGATCAACTCCGAGACCTCCGGCGGCGTGTAGAATTCCCCGGCCTTCTTGCCCGCACCGGCGGCGAAGTTGGCGATAAGGTATTCATAGGCATTGCCGATGACATCCAGGTTGCCCACCCGCGACGGGCGCAGATCCAGGCGAGGGTCATTGAGGTCCTCCAGGAACTTCTTCAGACGGCGGTTGCGGTCCTTGGTCTTGCCGAGATTCGCCTCGGAATTGTAGTCGATATTGCGGAAGACGCCCTGCAACTTGGCACGGTTCGCGTCTTCAATCTTCTCAAAGGTGGTGTTGATGACCTCACCCACATTGGTGGCGTTGCGCTGGTCGAAAAGGTCATAGAAGGTGCACCCTTCCGGCATGACGAAACGCTCCCTGGCCAGACGGCGCCCGATGCGCTCCTTGTCGCCCTTGAACTGCTGGCTCAACTCGTCATACCGCTCGCGGTAAACGTCCGAGAGATACTTCACGAAAAGCATCGCCAGGATATAATCCTTGTACTGGCTGGCGTTGAGGATGCCCCGGAACGTGTCGCACGCCTTGAAAAGGATATCATTGATCTCTTTCTGGTTCACTTTGGTGGTGGTCATATATTCTCCGTTAATTTTACTCTTGCGATGCGGCGTCCAGTATCTCGGACAACAGCAATTCCCGCTGCTCCACGATCCGCTCCGTCAGAATTTTTTCTTGCAAACCACACTGGTAGACCTTGGCTATCAGCGCTTGCCTTTCGAGAGACGGCACCGGAACCGGAAGCGCCTCCAACGTCTTTCGGGTGATATGCGGCAAGGCCGTCCCGGCCGCGCACTGCCCATAATATCGCTGGGCCTGCTTGCTGTTCAGGAACCAGGCCAGATAGTCCGGACGAACCAACGCGGGGTTGGCCTTGATAATGAAGAAATGCGGCGCGGCGACGGCTTTCTTGAGCGGCTTGTCGACCAGCGCCCCGAAAAACCGCATCCCCCGGTTCACGAAAAGGATATCCCCTTGCTCCAGAAAAGTAGGGCGGCGGCGCCCAGTCGGCACGACCTTGGGCAACCGATTCTCGTTTACCCCCAGAACAGGGTCCACATTCTTAAGCTGGACCACGGATATCGTGCCTTCCGGATCGTGTTCAATCCTGCCCCGAAACGGATGCCCGGCGAACAATTTCGCCACGCGCTTCAAAGAAGCCGATTGATATTTTGAATGCACCAATCTTTTTGTTTTTTCTTGAATCATGTGTTTCGATATAAGTAAGCGAGATCGATTCGTCAAGTGCAGTTTGCATTTTGATGCAAAAAATATTTCAAGTATGTCTCGGCGAACTTCTCGGCCCTGATGGTCAGCGTCCTGTGAGATCGTCCAATATATCACCAATTGGAGCGTGAGGATTGTCGAAATGAAGGCAGAGGGGGGGAGGGGCCGGATGTCTAATTGCGGGAAAGGTCATTAAGCAGACACTTTCGATTGCCCGTGTGCCCCCCCTAACAGGCACCATTTCTTGAAAGGAATTGTTCTCGATCGGTCGATTTTGATCGGCTGGGCTTCATCTCGTCCTGCTCAAAATCAATTTGAATACTTGATGCTGTAATCGTTCAGCATCCTGGCAAGCAGGGGAAAGTTCTCTTTTTTCCATTCCATGCACAAAAAGTATTTGCCCAAGGCGTCGTTATAATAACGCCGCCGTCCTTTGGCATCAAAGACCTTGAAGGGATCTGTCGTCAAAACAGGATGCCCCAAACCCAATACTTTTCGACAAAAGACCTGATCCTGCAAAAGACCAATATCCTTTTGTGAAAGTTTTTGAACCAATATGCCCATGACAAGAAACAAATAATCTTTACTTGTTTTATTGCCCAAGGCTGTTGGCAACTTTGTTCCCTTTATCTCAACAAAAGATTTTATTCTGTTTTTTCTGTAAATAGCGTGATTGACCTTGGAAACAGTTTCTTCATCTTCATTATCATACTTCCCATGGCATTCTTTACACAAAAATGCACATGTTTCTGATATGGGATAATGTGACACCTCTATCAGATGAACCGTTTCATCTATTTCAATAGAATATTCGGAACCTACTTTTTCAGAACGCTCCAAACATTCTTTTATGATATCATTTCTTTTTCTGGTCATCAGATGAGCGGATTGCAACGATCTCCTTTTTCCGCAACAATCACAGACAGCATTTTTCTTATATGGCCGGGTAGTTTCCTTGATATTATTGCGGACCTTGGGGCCCAAGAAACACACGAAGTCGTCATGAGAAATGGTGCAGGTGGCCATGTTAACCTCTTTTCTTTTATATTACAATATGATAAAGAATAAATGTTGTCAACAATTATTTGAAAGTCGATAGCCTCGCCTGAGATTGCAAAGGGGCCCCATTTCCACGTGGCTCGCCCGTGGCTCCATGCGTGTCAAACGTGCTTTTCGTGGCGTTGGTGGCGTTTGCAAATGGCTGAAATCACGTAGGTAAGCGGCCTCCCGTGGTTTTCAGTATACCCTCTCACGCCGGCAACAGGGGTTCAAACCCCCTTGGGGACGCCACTGACAAATCAACGGGTTACGGTTTGCGCCGTGACCCGTTTTTTGCGTGCAGATGAACGCGGAAACACCCCCGGACTCATTTGATCCCGGGGCTTTTTCTTTTTCATCGGAGCCTCCTTGGGAAGACCTGGGCCATTGTCTCGCCGGACAACGCCCCACGCCGCAACAAAGGAGTCCACCGACAGGATCAGGCAAAAAAACCGGAGGATCGCGTATTCCGCAACACCGTTTGGTGCTGCTATGAACAGGCCTCGGATGAATCCGCTTCGGCGGTTTGCGCGCGGCACCTCGGGAGACACGGCCTTGGGAGACGGTATCGTCCCGCGGCATGGCCTCAGGCCGTCCGGTTTGCCACTTTGTGACACCGCACCGGTTGTAAACACCAAATTTATAGCAA
Proteins encoded:
- a CDS encoding HAD family hydrolase, encoding MSFRKQRIAFVYDFDGTLAPGNMQEYDFIPKLKLTSKTFWNEVKRRAKDQQADEILAYMYLMLRKAKENDMRVTRQDFKQYAKGIEMFPGVSGWFDRVDDYAKEKGLIPQHYIISSGIREMLLGTSIANKFTDVFASSFMYDQHGVAEAPGLAVNYTTKTQFLFRINKGVRDICDNKKINQYIEADQREVPFTNMIFIGDGATDVPCMRLVKAQGGHSIAVYKPKTSKELAEQLRSEGRVHYVAPADYSKGKHMDKIAHAIIDKVAAYWAAKKL
- a CDS encoding restriction endonuclease subunit S, which gives rise to MGIAMVFKSTPWPLKMVSSQGQVQAGRQRSPHFVEGKMRCYLRVANVFDGFIDTSDIKQMPFSDKEYEIYKLAQGDILLNEGQSLELVGRPAIYAGKPASCCFQNTLVRFRPGPECDPKYALQLFQLCLQIGVFASIASQTTSIAHLGVKRFSRLKLPFPPKKEQQAIATILSTWDRAIEKAEAIIEAKERRKAGLMQRLLTGKVRFGEFVKSQARQKTKSYDLPEDWGYPTIGDIAVAVSQKNGTKTSLPVLSCTKHSGLVDSLAYFGKQVFSKDLSTYKVVPRGAFAYATNHIEEGSIGYQDLHDKALISPMYTVFKTSGVVHDGFLFKLLKTEWYRHIFQTRTSASVDRRGSLRWKEFAKIHIPLPSMEEQGKIAEILDKAEQEIEEHRNQLVALKEQKKGLMQQLLTGKVRVKS
- a CDS encoding KTSC domain-containing protein is translated as MQHHSVSSRAIRSIGYDEVSMTMEVVFRSGSTRYRFCGVPKSVFTAFLNAGSKGSYFHRHIKDHYHC
- the dinD gene encoding DNA damage-inducible protein D — its product is MTRERSVEKAHHLTFEELKLQDENGDDFWLARQLSKVLGYGEYRNFLPVIEKAKTSCENSGQPVSDHFVEVHEMIALGKGGQRAMESYALSRYACYLIVQNADPSKPVIANGQTYFAIQTRRQELADDESFQQLKEEEKRLFLREEMKEHNKQLVKAAQQAGVESGLDFAIFQNHGYKGLYGGLDAKGIHQRKGLKKSQNILDNMGSTELAANLFRATQTEEKLRRENIRGKQAANQTHFEVGKKVRQTIKELGGTMPEELPVPDEDLAKVARRVKAAEKKALETKGKEEE
- a CDS encoding type I restriction-modification system subunit M, with translation MTTTKVNQKEINDILFKACDTFRGILNASQYKDYILAMLFVKYLSDVYRERYDELSQQFKGDKERIGRRLARERFVMPEGCTFYDLFDQRNATNVGEVINTTFEKIEDANRAKLQGVFRNIDYNSEANLGKTKDRNRRLKKFLEDLNDPRLDLRPSRVGNLDVIGNAYEYLIANFAAGAGKKAGEFYTPPEVSELIAELVDPQPGERICDPACGSGSLLIKCGNRVRRTSEDFSLYGQEINGETWALAKMNMFLHGMDRARVEWGDTLREPKLIEDDTTMKFEVVVANPPFSLDKWGYKSAQSDPHNRFHRGLPPKSKADYAFISHMIETTTLESGRVGVVVPHGVLFRGGAEGKIRQQLIEENLLDAVIGLPANLFFGTGIPAAILVFKRNRPDKDVLFIDASREYADAKNQNKLRPEDVRKIVDTYKAREFVDKYAYAAGFDELKENDFNLNIPRYVDTFEEEEEVNIAKVQGEIEELEKELAEVRKEMAGYLEELGVL
- a CDS encoding restriction endonuclease subunit S, giving the protein MIQEKTKRLVHSKYQSASLKRVAKLFAGHPFRGRIEHDPEGTISVVQLKNVDPVLGVNENRLPKVVPTGRRRPTFLEQGDILFVNRGMRFFGALVDKPLKKAVAAPHFFIIKANPALVRPDYLAWFLNSKQAQRYYGQCAAGTALPHITRKTLEALPVPVPSLERQALIAKVYQCGLQEKILTERIVEQRELLLSEILDAASQE